One part of the Amphiura filiformis chromosome 5, Afil_fr2py, whole genome shotgun sequence genome encodes these proteins:
- the LOC140153104 gene encoding optic atrophy 3 protein homolog, with translation MVVAAFPVVKLGILAFKQISKPIAKQIAAAAKNSPFLRQHICMRIANFHHFLDVNLRMRSLGLGKAKSVEPLKEEAAVELGANIISEVFLFSVGAGTIAYEYYRQAKKSNTREENQLQDIDELQLRVEQMGLQLEQQSAELRELQRLVLAEPWRKEHAKQIQQGEKQKDAKK, from the exons ATGGTTGTGGCTGCTTTTCCTGTTGTTAAACTAGGTATTTTGGCATTTAAGCAAATTAGCAAGCCTATAGCCAAACAAATTGCAGCAGCTGCAAAAAATTCACCGTTTTTACGCCAACATATCTGCATGCGAATAGCAAATT TTCATCATTTCCTGGATGTTAACTTGAGAATGCGAAGTCTTGGACTTGGGAAAGCAAAAAGTGTAGAGCCTTTGAAGGAAGAAGCAGCAGTAGAACTTGGAGCAAACATAATCAGTGAAGTCTTCCTCTTTTCTGTTGGTGCTGGCACAATAGCTTATGAATATTATAGACAAGCTAAAAAGTCAAACACAAGAGAAGAAAATCAGTTGCAAGATATAGATGAGCTACAATTGAGAGTAGAACAGATGGGACTTCAACTTGAACAACAAAGTGCTGAACTGAGAGAGCTTCAGAGATTGGTGCTAGCAGAACCTTGGAGAAAAGAGCATGCTAAACAAATTCAGCAAGGTGAAAAACAGAAAGATGCCAAAAAGTGA